In the Rhinatrema bivittatum chromosome 6, aRhiBiv1.1, whole genome shotgun sequence genome, one interval contains:
- the LOC115094413 gene encoding glutamine amidotransferase-like class 1 domain-containing protein 3A, mitochondrial: MKARITAGKTSESRRQTELASSSLELQWWKVPLQWTGLLSSRRDTRRKSTKAENFRLLHNATSHAFAPSPSRKCFPSIKVQEASSAEVQTAVNLSQALAPSCVLSRALCSKLSTMGKKVAVILSGCGVSDGSEIIEASSVLVHLSRAGAQAELYAPNIDQMHVVDHLKGQPTNEKRNVLVESARIARGNIKDLACLKVSDLDAAIFPGGFGVVKNLSTWNAEGKDCTVIPAVKDTIKAFHAAKKPIGLCCISPVLAAKIIPGCELTVGFDSECEKWPYAKTADAIKELGCKHVNKHVNEVHVDAKNKLVTTSAFMCNAPAHEVCDGIGNMVKDVLKLAQ, from the exons ATGAAGGCTCGGATAACTGCTGGGAAAACGTCAGAATCCAGGAGGCAGACTGAATTGGCAAGCTCGAGTCTCGAGCTGCAATGGTGGAAAGTCCCTTTGCAGTGGACTGGTTTGCTCTCGAGCAGACGGGATACGAGACGGAAGAGCACCAAAGCTGAAAACTTCCGTCTGCTGCACAACGCAACCAGCCACGCCTTCGCTCCCTCCCCGTCAAGGAAGTGCTTTCCTTCTATAAAAGTTCAGGAAGCAAGCTCTGCTGAGGTACAGACAGCTGTGAATTTGTCCCAGGCGCTTGCTCCTAGCTGTGTTCTAAGCAGGGCTCTCTGTTCAAAACTGTCCACCATGGGGAAGAAGGTCGCCGTCATTCTGTCTGGCTGTGGGGTGTCCGACGGCAGCGAGATCATCGAGGCTTCGTCTGTTCTGGTCCAcctcagcagggctggtgctcaG GCAGAGCTTTATGCTCCCAACATAGATCAGATGCATGTGGTAGATCACTTAAAAGGGCAGCCTACAAACGAGAAACGCAATGTGCTCGTGGAAAGTGCCAGAATTGCCAGAGGGAACATCAAAGACCTGGCATGCCTAAAAGTCAGTGATCTGGATGCTGCTATCTTTCCAG GCGGCTTTGGTGTGGTTAAGAACCTCTCAACTTGGAATGCGGAAGGAAAAGACTGCACTGTAATACCAGCTGTGAAAGATACAATAAAGGCATTCCATGCTGCTAAGAAACCCATTGGCCTTTGCTGCATCTCTCCAGTTCTGGCAGCTAAAATTATCCCAGGATGCGAGCTGACTGTGGGCTTTGATAGTGAATGTGAAAA GTGGCCATATGCGAAGACAGCAGATGCCATAAAGGAGCTGGGCTGCaaacatgtaaataaacatgtaaacGAAGTTCATGTGGATGCTAAGAACAAGCTGGTTACAACTAGTGCCTTCATGTGCAATGCACCTGCCCATGAGGTCTGTGATGGCATTGGGAACATGGTCAAAGATGTATTAAAGCTTGCTCAATAA